TGGCGACGCTGGCGGCGGCCCGGAGCGGGGGGTGGCGGCGGATCGTGTGCGTATTCCAGCCCCACCGGTACTCGCGCACGGCGAGCCTGTGGCGCGACTTCGCAGACGCGTTCGACGGGGCCGACATCCTGATCGTCACTGACGTGTACCCGGCAGGGGAGCGGCCTCGTCCTGGCGTGTCGGGTCTGCTCGTGGTGCAGGCAGTGCGGGACGCCCACCCCGCTCAGCAGGTCGTCTACGTGCCCACTCGGGCCGCCGTGCTGGCCGAGCTGCGCCGGATCCTCGAACCGGGGGACCTGTGCCTCACGCTGGGTGCGGGTGACCTCACATCTCTTCCCGACGAGCTGCTCGTCGACGCCGCGTGGTAGACAGCGGCGCCCGCTGGCGCGCTGCCGTCGAGCGGGCTGCCGCTGTTCTCGGCGCCCGGGGAGAGCGCGATCGACCGATCGGGCCAATGACCACGTACCGGGTCGGAGGACGAGCGGCGCTGGCGCTCGAGATCGAGGACGCCGACGATCTGCGGCTGGCCCGCGAGGCGGTGAGCTCAACCGGGGTGCCGGTGCTGGTCGTGGGCAAGGGCTCCAACCTCCTGGTCGCCGACGCCGGGTTCCCCGGGCTGGTGGTGACCCTGGGCGAGTCCTTCTCGACGATCGAGATGGAGGGGAACCGGGTCCGAGCCGGTGCCGGCGTCGGACTGCCCGTGCTGGCCCGCCGATCGGCTCGGGCCGGCCTGACCGGCCTCGAATGGGCCGTGGGCGTGCCCGGATCGGTCGGAGGAGCGGTGCGCATGAACGCGGGCGGACATGGCTCGGAGACGAGCGAGCGCCTCGAGCGCATCTGCTTCGCCGATCTCCACGGCGGGGAGGACGGGGTCGCGGACGTCGATCGGCTCGACTATTCCTACCGCCACTCGAGCGTGGCTCCGCACCACGTGGTCCTGTGGGCCGAGTTCGCCGTAGCGACCGGTGACGCGTCGTCATCGGAGGCGGAGATCGCCGAGATCGTCCGGTGGCGGCGACAGCACCAGCCGGGCGGTCAGAACGCGGGCTCGGTCTTCACCAACCCGCCTGGCGACTCCGCCGGTCGTCTCATCGACGCCGCCGGGCTGAAGGGTCACCGCATCGGCTCGGCATGCGTGTCGACCAAGCACGCCAACTTCTTCCAAGCCGATCCCGGCGGCTCCGCCGATGACGTAAGGGCCCTGGTCGACGAGGTTCGTCGTGTCGTCGCCGAACGCCTCGGCGTGCGGCTGGAGACCGAGCTCAGGTTGATCGGCTTCCGACCCTCAACCTCAACGTCAACCTGAGCTTGAGCCAGAGCCAGAGCTCCCAGCCCGAACCGTCCGCCGTCGACCTCCACCTGACGGTGACGTCGAAGGTCGGGCCCTCGGCAGGCTCGACCCTGAGCGGATGGGAACCACGCGGATGGGATCCCGGCCAGCGGTCGGGCGGCGTGAGAGGGTGGCGGGCGTGACCGGGCTGCGCTCCAGGCCTGTCAGCTCCCTGCCGAGGCCCCGCATGGATCCCCGCATCCGCCAGCGCCGGTCCGCCGTAAGGCGGCTGGAGGGCCAGCGCCGGCTGCGGATCGTGCTCGCCGTGCTCGTCTGCACGGCGGTGACGGGCGCGGCCCTCGGCGTCCTGCACTCGCCCCTGTTGAGCGTGGGTCACGTGAGCGTGTCCGGCGATCGTCACACCAGCCGTCAAGCGGTGCTGCGCGCCACCGGGCTCGATCGCCATCGGCTGATGGTCGACGTCGACACGGGCCGGCTGGCCCGGCGCCTGGACGCGCTGCCCTGGGTGGCGCGGGCGACTGTGGCCCGCAACTGGCCTTCCACGGTCGGCATCTCGTTGCACGAGCGCGTCCCGGCTGCCCTGGTGACCGCGGCGAACGGCGACTGGGCGGTCACCGACGGCGCCGGCCGGGTCCTCGCCCGCGCGACCGGGGCGGCGCCGTCTCCCCCTCCGGCGCTCGGCACCGCGCTGCCAACGCTGCACGGGGTCGCGCAGCTTCCGGCGCTGGGAGCCACGCTGCCCGCGCCGGCGGACCCAGCGCTCAGGGTGTTGACCGCCCTCCAGCGTCCGCTGGTGGGCCAGGTCAGCTCTGTCGACGTCCTTCCTGACGGAGAGGTCGCCCTCACCTTGATGCCCGGCGTCGTCGTGCAGCTGGGCGATGCCGAGCAGCTTCAGCAGAAGCTGATGGCGACCCTGGCCCTGTTGTCCCAGGTGAGGCCGGCGAGCCTGCGAACGATCGACGTGCGCGTGCCCGAGGCACCGGCCCTCACGCATGGATGACCGGCGTCGACGGATGGGAGCCGCGCCGACGGTGTCGCCCTGTGCCTCATCCTCACCCTGACGGATGCGCGCGCCGCGCCTGACGATTACCCAAAAGATGTCTTGACCGCGCACTGATGCCGGCCGTATCGTCTCTGCCGGCTTGGGATTTCACACGGGAGTCTCGAGCTGCCGTCGAGGTAGAGGATGAGGTCGAGGCGGGCGGCAATCGCACGGTCGGGAACATGCGCTCGAGCCCTGGTGGGCGGGCGTGCTGTGCACGAGTGAGGCGTCAGTCGACCCCAGCCCCATCCCCGTCGGGGGAGGCTGGATAGTGAACAGCGACGACACGGCGCATTCCGCGCAGTGCACACTCACGGGAGGCGAACAGCCTATGGCGGGGCCAGCGCAGAACTACATTGCCGTGATCAAGGTTGTCGGCATCGGCGGCGGCGGCGTGAACGCGGTGAACCGCATGATCGACGCCGGTCTGAAGGGTGTCGAGTTCATCGCCGTCAACACCGACGCCCAGGCGCTCCTCATGAGCGACGCCGACGTCAAGCTGGACATCGGACGGCAGCTGACGAGGGGCCTGGGCGCAGGCAGCGATCCCGAGATCGGCCACGAGGCCGCCGAGGAGCACGCCGAGGAGATCGAGGAGGTGCTCAAGGGCGCCGACATGGTGTTCATCACGGCCGGCAAGGGCGGGGGCACCGGGACCGGCGGTGCCCCGGTCGTGGCCGAGATCGCCAAGGGTGTCGGCGCGTTGACGATAGGGGTTGTCACGCGACCCTTCTCGTTCGAGGGGCGGCGGCGGGCGGTCCAGGCCGAGCAGGGCATCCAGCGGTTGAAGGAGAAGGTCGACACGCTGATCATCATCCCCAACGACCGCCTGCTCACGGTCTCGAATGACAAGACGTCGATGGTCAACGCCTTCAAGATGGCGGACGAGGTGCTCCTTCAAGGGGTGCAAGGGATCACCGACCTGATCACCACGCCAGGCCTGATCAACACCGACTTCGCCGATGTGAAGATGATCATGCGCAACGCCGGCACCGCGATCATGGGCATCGGCAACGCCACCGGAGACGGGCGCGCCGTGAACGCGGCGCGCGGCGCCATCACCAGCCCCCTGCTGGAGGCGTCGATCGAAGGCGCCCGTGGCATCCTGCTCCAGATCGCCGGCGGCCCCGATCTCGGTCTGTTCGAGGTCAACGAGGCGGCCGAGATCATCCACGGTGTGGCCCACCCCGACGCCAACATCATCTTCGGCAGCGTCGTCGACGACGCCATGGGCGAAGAAGTGCGGGTGACCGTGATCGCCGCCGGCTTCGAGCGATGGGACGAGGGCGCTCCTATCCGCGAGGAGCCTGCCCGCGGGCTCGGGCTCGACCGCAGCGGGGAGGACGGGCTGGCCGTGGGCGAGCTCGGCGAATCCGACGAGGGGCTGAGACTGGAGGACGACGACTTCGACGTGCCGTCCTTCCTCAAGTGAGCAAGACACGGCCCTGAGCGACGCGGTGAGGTTCACCGCCGCCCCGGTCATAGCTCGATGGACGGGGCGGCCCGACGGCGATCTCGGACCGGTCCCCGCTGGCGACAGGGCGGGTGGGACCGCGCTCGAGCGGCGCCGCCGGGCACTGGTCGACCGGCCGTGGAGCTGGGTCACCCAGGTGCACGGCGCCGATGTCGTGGTGGTGCGCGATCCCGATCACCGGGGAGGCGCCCAGGGCGATGCCCTCGTGAGCGATCACCCCGGGGCCTGCCTGGCCGTGTTCACCGCCGACTGCGCCCCGATCGCCCTGGCCAGCCCGGAAGGCGTGGTCGGCGCTGTTCACGGCGGCTGGCGGGGCCTGACGGCCGGGGTCGTCGGCAGCGCCGCTGGGGCCATGCGCGCCCTCGGCGCCACCCGGATCGAGGCCGCCCTCGGGCCGTGCATCCACGCGGAGTGCTACGAGTTCTCGCCCGGCGACCTGGACCTGGTGGCTGCCCAGCTCGGCCCCGCGGTGCAGGCCCGCACGGCCACGGGTCGGCCCGCGCTCGACCTTCCCGAAGCTGTCCGGGCATCCCTGCGGGCGGCCGGCGTCGAGCTGGTAACCGACGAGGA
This genomic window from Acidimicrobiales bacterium contains:
- the murB gene encoding UDP-N-acetylmuramate dehydrogenase: MVDSGARWRAAVERAAAVLGARGERDRPIGPMTTYRVGGRAALALEIEDADDLRLAREAVSSTGVPVLVVGKGSNLLVADAGFPGLVVTLGESFSTIEMEGNRVRAGAGVGLPVLARRSARAGLTGLEWAVGVPGSVGGAVRMNAGGHGSETSERLERICFADLHGGEDGVADVDRLDYSYRHSSVAPHHVVLWAEFAVATGDASSSEAEIAEIVRWRRQHQPGGQNAGSVFTNPPGDSAGRLIDAAGLKGHRIGSACVSTKHANFFQADPGGSADDVRALVDEVRRVVAERLGVRLETELRLIGFRPSTSTST
- a CDS encoding FtsQ-type POTRA domain-containing protein → MDPRIRQRRSAVRRLEGQRRLRIVLAVLVCTAVTGAALGVLHSPLLSVGHVSVSGDRHTSRQAVLRATGLDRHRLMVDVDTGRLARRLDALPWVARATVARNWPSTVGISLHERVPAALVTAANGDWAVTDGAGRVLARATGAAPSPPPALGTALPTLHGVAQLPALGATLPAPADPALRVLTALQRPLVGQVSSVDVLPDGEVALTLMPGVVVQLGDAEQLQQKLMATLALLSQVRPASLRTIDVRVPEAPALTHG
- the ftsZ gene encoding cell division protein FtsZ, with product MAGPAQNYIAVIKVVGIGGGGVNAVNRMIDAGLKGVEFIAVNTDAQALLMSDADVKLDIGRQLTRGLGAGSDPEIGHEAAEEHAEEIEEVLKGADMVFITAGKGGGTGTGGAPVVAEIAKGVGALTIGVVTRPFSFEGRRRAVQAEQGIQRLKEKVDTLIIIPNDRLLTVSNDKTSMVNAFKMADEVLLQGVQGITDLITTPGLINTDFADVKMIMRNAGTAIMGIGNATGDGRAVNAARGAITSPLLEASIEGARGILLQIAGGPDLGLFEVNEAAEIIHGVAHPDANIIFGSVVDDAMGEEVRVTVIAAGFERWDEGAPIREEPARGLGLDRSGEDGLAVGELGESDEGLRLEDDDFDVPSFLK
- a CDS encoding polyphenol oxidase family protein, translating into MRFTAAPVIARWTGRPDGDLGPVPAGDRAGGTALERRRRALVDRPWSWVTQVHGADVVVVRDPDHRGGAQGDALVSDHPGACLAVFTADCAPIALASPEGVVGAVHGGWRGLTAGVVGSAAGAMRALGATRIEAALGPCIHAECYEFSPGDLDLVAAQLGPAVQARTATGRPALDLPEAVRASLRAAGVELVTDEDVCTACSPAHFSYRARGERQRMALVVWPA